In Drosophila pseudoobscura strain MV-25-SWS-2005 chromosome 4, UCI_Dpse_MV25, whole genome shotgun sequence, the following proteins share a genomic window:
- the LOC6902833 gene encoding lanC-like protein 3 homolog, producing the protein MDVRYLKNTYPDFPRKGDSTAAYDEEPIKDLISTYVKSILETCKPQKEDRGDLYVGNAGIAYMFWKLSRSRHTRDLWPTALQHASTFIRKAKANAELFKRRSSLQSYSFLCGTAGIYAVSAAISEALKDPQGLSKDLASFRAAMPSDKDTGGCDEILVGRAGYLSGCYWLNDVLTDQKIPDEDLIAVSQIIVASGRQYSAKNHSHLPLMYAFHGTEYLGAAHGLSGILHMLLESPWFRKGHSPASESSLFDITAPADVLHDLKRSMDCILTLQNDEGNFPITLEEGNDRRLVQWCHGAPGVVYLLAKAYLIFKEHKYLQAIERAADCVWRRGFLRKGPGICHGVAGNAYVFLLLFRLTHDTIYLYRAHKFMELLTSDEFKQKARVPDRPHSLYEGVAGTVCYLVDLLEPEEAHFPFMDVFH; encoded by the coding sequence ATGGATGTTCGATACCTGAAGAATACCTACCCGGACTTCCCCAGAAAGGGCGACAGCACAGCGGCCTACGATGAAGAGCCCATCAAAGACCTAATCTCCACCTACGTGAAGAGCATCTTGGAGACCTGCAAGCCCCAGAAGGAGGATCGCGGAGACCTGTATGTGGGCAACGCGGGCATAGCCTACATGTTCTGGAAGCTGTCGCGCAGCAGGCACACCCGTGATCTGTGGCCCACAGCCTTGCAGCACGCCTCGACGTTCATCCGCAAGGCCAAGGCGAATGCCGAGCTCTTCAAGAGGCGTTCGTCGCTGCAGAGCTACTCGTTTCTCTGCGGCACTGCCGGCATCtatgcggtgtccgcagccaTCTCGGAGGCCCTCAAGGACCCCCAGGGGCTGTCCAAGGACTTGGCGAGCTTTAGGGCGGCCATGCCTTCGGACAAAGACACCGGCGGCTGCGATGAGATATTGGTGGGACGTGCCGGCTATCTGTCCGGCTGCTACTGGCTGAACGACGTGCTGACGGACCAGAAGATCCCCGACGAGGACCTGATCGCCGTTAGCCAGATCATAGTGGCCAGCGGTCGCCAGTACAGCGCGAAGAACCACTCCCACCTGCCGCTGATGTACGCCTTTCACGGCACGGAGTATCTGGGGGCCGCCCACGGACTGTCCGGCATTCTGCACATGCTCCTGGAAAGTCCGTGGTTCCGCAAGGGCCACTCCCCGGCCTCGGAATCGTCGTTGTTTGACATAACCGCTCCTGCGGACGTATTGCACGACCTCAAGCGCTCCATGGACTGCATTCTCACGCTGCAGAATGACGAGGGAAACTTTCCCATCACCCTGGAGGAGGGCAACGACAGGCGGCTGGTGCAGTGGTGCCACGGTGCGCCCGGTGTCGTCTATCTGCTGGCCAAGGCCTACCTGATCTTCAAGGAGCACAAGTACTTGCAGGCCATAGAGCGCGCCGCCGATTGCGTGTGGCGCAGGGGCTTCCTCCGCAAGGGTCCGGGCATCTGTCACGGTGTGGCCGGCAATGCCTAcgtgtttctgctgctgttccgcCTGACCCACGACACGATTTACCTCTACAGGGCCCACAAGTTCATGGAGCTGCTGACCAGCGACGAGTTCAAGCAGAAGGCTCGTGTCCCCGACAGACCCCACAGCCTGTACGAGGGTGTGGCCGGGACTGTTTGCTATTTGGTGGATCTGCTCGAGCCGGAGGAGGCCCACTTTCCCTTCATGGATGTGTTTCACTAG
- the LOC6902834 gene encoding uncharacterized protein, with product MALLLGLGLMVLILVGGTDGRCERSATLDHGTISNRNRNFVRFRCDYGYSLQGSSISTCGSDGRLRGERPFCAKRGCPELYSEGNSYSFTNNGLKAYTVCNDGFVLVGSRNAYCNGTHWNTELGTCRRSNHAMDHSCDFESEDQCGWSAEQTFMQPWKRISTVADHHSFRTGPRHDHTIQNSYGGHYMLMETKSGAFGSYHFMSPIYPRELSLKTACCFRFHYLMYGAGVDNLVVSVKPFSLPVQDMWSTYRDNSTKWKMTGSQGTQWLEHTIFIDEMEEDFQVIFTATDARSRLGDIAIDDVRLMTGRDCGVGEYTTTTEPTVTPDRSDEPMVFDMANCTNRCGRPATPYVFSAIGILIGCGCNEDCVEQQKCCLNYFEECVAMTDATTPEEVVTTTTTTTRRPTTTPTTTTTTPKPTTKRTTTTTTTTTTTTTPKPTTKRTTTTTTTTPKPTTKTTTRRTTTTTTRKPTTTTTKRTTTTRRLTTTTKRTTTTQKTTTTTPKTTTTATTPKTTTIAPTTTTSTTTSTQKSTSAAVNPPQANPVSTTERINNRISWTVDPNAIAGNMDITGNSAANPALIMLYILLAIVLIVGVGNVTYRWIIPMTASATGNEKAVAFQKAFSKVRKTRLLRRNQPKDGQGQPLCDTDDEDGDDYFENDATRFEEMGVDIRNVTDL from the exons ATGGCACTTCTCTTGGGTCTGGGACTGATGGTCCTCATCCTCGTAGGCGGCACGGATGGGCGCTGTGAGAGATCTGCTACTCTGGACCATGGCACGATATCCAATCGGAATAGAAATTTCGTCCGCTTTCGATGCGATTACGGATATTCGCTGCAAGGCAGTTCCATCTCGACCTGTGGCTCGGATGGTCGGCTCCGAGGGGAGCGACCCTTCTGTGCGA AACGGGGCTGCCCAGAGCTATATTCGGAGGGGAACAGCTATAGCTTCACCAACAACGGCCTGAAGGCCTACACTGTTTGCAATGATGGCTTCGTGCTGGTGGGCAGTCGCAACGCCTACTGCAATGGGACGCACTGGAACACCGAATTGGGCACCTGCCGTCGCAGCAACCACGCAATGGATCACTCGTGCGACTTTGAGAGTGAGGATCAATGCGGCTGGTCGGCGGAGCAGACGTTCATGCAACCATGGAAGCGCATCAGCACTGTGGCCGACCACCACTCGTTCCGCACGGGTCCGCGGCACGATCACACCATTCAGAATAGCTACGGGGGCCACTACATGCTCATGGAGACGAAGAGCGGGGCCTTTGGCAGCTACCACTTCATGTCGCCCATCTATCCACGGGAGCTCAGTCTGAAGACCGCCTGCTGCTTCCGGTTCCACTACCTAATGTACGGCGCGGGCGTGGACAACCTGGTGGTGTCCGTTAAGCCGTTTTCCCTGCCTGTCCAAGACATGTGGTCTACGTACAGGGACAA TTCcacgaaatggaaaatgacTGGCAGTCAGGGCACCCAGTGGCTGGAGCACACCATCTTCATTGACGAGATGGAGGAGGACTTCCAGGTGATCTTCACGGCCACCGATGCCAGGTCGCGGCTCGGCGACATTGCCATCGATGATGTTCGGCTGATGACGGGCCGGGACTGTGGTGTGGGTGAATACACGACCACCACGGAGCCCACCGTCACGCCGGACAGAAGCGATGAGCCAATGGTCTTTGACATGGCGAACTGCACGAATAGGTGTGGCCGACCGGCCACCCCGTACGTTTTCAGTGCGATTGGAATTCTTATCGGCTGTGGGTGCAATGAGGATTGCGTAGAACAGCAGAAATGCTGCCTCAATTACTTCGAGGAGTGTGTTGCGATGACGGATGCCACCACTCCGGAAGAGGTTGtgactacaacaacaacaacgaccaGAAGGCCTACAACCACACCAacgactacaacaacaacaccaaaaccaacaacaaagcgaactacaacaacaactacaacaacaactacaacaacaacaccaaagccaacaacaaaacgtACAACTActaccacaacaacaacaccaaaaccaacaacaaaaacaaccacaaGACgtacaacaactacaacaacaagaaagcctacaacaacaaccacaaagaggacaacaacaacacgaaGACTTACAACAACGActaaaagaacaacaacaacacaaaaaactacaacaacaacaccaaaaactacaacaacagccactACGCCAAAGACTACAACAATCGCACCAACGACAAcaacttcaacaacaacatccacTCAAAAATCAACTTCCGCCGCTGTCAATCCTCCCCAGGCAAATCCAG TTTCCACTACAGAGCGGATCAATAACCGCATCTCTTGGACAGTGGATCCCAATGCCATTGCTGGAAACATGGACATCACTGGCAACTCCGCCGCCAATCCCGCCCTCATCATGCTGTACATCCTTCTGGCCATCGTCCTGATTGTTGGCGTGGGAAATGTCACCTATCGCTGGATCATTCCAATGACAGCGTCCGCCACCGGCAACGAGAAGGCTGTGGCATTCCAGAAGGCCTTTAGCAAAGTGAGGAAAACGAGGCTATTGCGGCGCAATCAGCCGAAAGACGGTCAGGGTCAGCCGTTGTGCGATACCGATGACGAGGATGGTGATGACTATTTCGAGAATGATGCAACCCGCTTTGAGGAAATGGGCGTGGACATACGGAATGTGACGGACTTATAA